The following are from one region of the Ignavibacteriota bacterium genome:
- the mce gene encoding methylmalonyl-CoA epimerase: MNLTHIEHLGIAVKNLDESIKFYEEIFGLKCYAIEEVADQKVKTAFFQIGQTKIELLESTDPDGPIGKFIEKRGEGIHHIAFAAKGLEESIIQLKAKGIKLIDEKPRKGAEGLSIAFIHPKSTFGVLTELCEKPM; the protein is encoded by the coding sequence ATGAACTTAACACATATTGAACATCTCGGAATTGCTGTAAAGAATCTGGATGAATCCATAAAATTTTACGAAGAAATATTCGGATTGAAATGCTATGCGATTGAGGAAGTAGCCGATCAAAAAGTTAAAACAGCATTTTTTCAAATCGGGCAGACAAAGATCGAACTTCTCGAATCAACTGACCCCGATGGACCAATAGGAAAGTTTATTGAAAAACGAGGTGAAGGAATTCATCATATTGCTTTTGCTGCTAAAGGACTTGAAGAATCAATTATTCAGTTAAAAGCAAAAGGAATAAAGTTAATTGATGAAAAACCACGAAAAGGTGCTGAAGGATTGAGCATTGCATTCATTCATCCGAAATCAACATTTGGAGTACTTACTGAGTTATGCGAAAAACCAATGTGA
- a CDS encoding methylmalonyl-CoA mutase family protein: protein MVLVKNYSEWLKSTYNNFILKNPERKKDFTTASFSSVKELFTPDDANGNYEEKLGYPGQYPFTRGIQPTMYRGKYWTMRQYAGFGTAKESNERYRYLLEQGQSGLSVAFDLPTQIGYDSDDPIAFGEVGKVGVAIDTLADMEILFDKIPLDKVSTSMTINAPASVLLAMYIAVAEKQGVSRDKISGTIQNDILKEYIARGTYIYPPKPSMRLITNIFEYCSKEVPKWNTISISGYHIREAGSTAAQEVGFTLADGIAYVDAAIKAGLDVDTFGQRISFFFNSHNDLLEEVAKFRAARRLWAKIMKERFKAKNPRSMMLRFHTQTAGSTLTAQQVDNNIVRVTIQTLAAVLGGTQSLHTNSRDEALALPTEDSVRTALRTQQVVAEESGVTNTVDPLAGSYFIEAMTDLIEKEAKDYIDKIDSMGGMAEAIDAGFVQTEIQKSAYKYEMEIENQERIIVGVNKFQIKETEHKDLLKIDMKVQEEQIKFLKKIRSERNNELVIQKLEALKKTAEGTDNLMPFILDAVKVYASIGEICNTMRKVFGEYKEHVVI from the coding sequence ATAGTCTTGGTGAAAAACTATAGTGAATGGCTGAAAAGCACTTATAATAATTTCATACTAAAAAATCCTGAACGAAAAAAAGATTTTACAACAGCCTCCTTCTCCTCTGTCAAAGAATTGTTCACACCTGACGATGCTAATGGAAATTATGAAGAGAAATTAGGATATCCGGGTCAATATCCTTTCACAAGAGGAATACAACCAACAATGTATCGCGGCAAGTACTGGACAATGCGACAATATGCCGGTTTCGGAACTGCAAAAGAATCGAATGAACGCTACAGATATTTACTCGAGCAAGGACAATCAGGATTATCCGTAGCATTTGATCTGCCAACTCAAATTGGTTACGATAGTGATGATCCGATTGCTTTTGGTGAAGTCGGAAAAGTGGGTGTTGCTATTGATACTTTGGCAGATATGGAAATTCTTTTCGATAAAATTCCGCTTGACAAAGTATCAACTTCAATGACTATAAATGCACCCGCTTCAGTTTTACTTGCAATGTATATTGCAGTTGCTGAGAAACAAGGTGTATCACGGGATAAAATCAGCGGAACTATTCAGAATGATATCCTGAAAGAATATATTGCGAGAGGTACCTACATCTATCCGCCAAAACCCTCGATGAGACTGATTACAAATATTTTTGAATATTGTTCGAAGGAAGTTCCGAAATGGAATACAATTTCTATCAGCGGATATCATATCCGTGAAGCTGGATCAACAGCAGCACAAGAAGTTGGTTTTACTTTAGCAGATGGAATTGCTTATGTAGATGCTGCAATAAAAGCTGGTTTAGATGTCGATACTTTTGGTCAGCGTATCTCATTCTTTTTTAATTCACACAATGATCTTTTGGAAGAAGTTGCAAAGTTTCGTGCAGCCAGAAGGTTGTGGGCAAAAATTATGAAAGAAAGATTTAAAGCAAAGAATCCACGATCAATGATGTTAAGATTTCATACTCAGACAGCCGGTTCAACGTTAACTGCCCAGCAAGTGGACAATAACATTGTTCGCGTTACAATACAAACTCTGGCTGCAGTACTTGGTGGAACTCAAAGTCTTCACACAAATTCACGCGATGAAGCACTCGCTCTCCCAACCGAAGATTCAGTAAGAACTGCGTTGCGAACTCAACAAGTTGTTGCTGAGGAAAGTGGCGTAACAAATACTGTTGATCCGTTAGCGGGTTCATATTTTATAGAAGCGATGACTGACTTAATAGAGAAAGAAGCAAAAGATTATATTGATAAAATTGATTCAATGGGTGGAATGGCTGAAGCTATCGATGCGGGTTTTGTTCAAACAGAAATTCAAAAATCTGCTTACAAGTATGAGATGGAAATTGAAAACCAGGAAAGAATAATTGTAGGAGTTAACAAGTTTCAGATTAAAGAGACTGAACATAAGGATTTATTAAAGATTGATATGAAGGTTCAGGAAGAACAGATAAAGTTCCTGAAAAAAATCCGATCAGAAAGAAATAATGAGTTGGTTATACAAAAACTTGAAGCACTCAAAAAAACTGCGGAAGGAACCGACAATTTAATGCCCTTCATCCTGGATGCTGTTAAAGTTTACGCGAGCATCGGTGAGATTTGCAATACGATGCGTAAAGTATTTGGTGAATACAAGGAACACGTTGTTATTTAA
- a CDS encoding acyl-CoA carboxylase subunit beta: MAIQDKIQELMSLRDKARLGGGEKRIDSQHKKGKLTARERLDLLLDEGSFEEFDMFVSHRSIDFGLDKETYLSDGVVTGYGTIDGRLVYVFSQDFTVFGGSLSEMYAQKICKIMDKALKVGAPIIGINDSGGARIQEGVKSLGGYADIFQRNILASGVVPQISAVFGPCAGGAVYSPALTDFILMSKETSYMFVTGPKVVKTVTGEVVDEEQLGGAFVHGTKSGVTHFIADSEEEGILLIRKLLSYLPQNNLEDPPIVPCDDPIDRLEDELNELVPENPNKPYEMRDIIHSVSDNKEFFEVGRNFAPNIITGFSRFNGMSVGVVANQPNYLAGVLDINASRKAARFVRFCDAFNIPLLTFVDVPGFLPGTAQEYGGIIIHGAKLLFAYGEATVPKITIIIRKAYGGAYDVMSSKHLRGDINYAWPGAEIAVMGAKGAIEILYSKEYKDIQDLEERMKFLQKKEEEYKKKFTTPYVAAKYGYIDDVIEPRNTRFRIIRALQSLATKKDANPPKKHSNIPL, from the coding sequence ATGGCTATACAAGATAAAATACAGGAACTTATGTCACTTCGCGACAAGGCCAGGCTTGGCGGAGGTGAAAAGAGAATTGATTCACAACATAAAAAAGGTAAGCTAACTGCACGCGAACGGTTAGATCTTCTTCTTGATGAAGGAAGTTTTGAAGAATTTGATATGTTCGTTTCACACAGAAGTATTGATTTTGGATTGGACAAAGAAACTTATCTTTCAGATGGTGTGGTTACCGGTTACGGAACAATTGACGGCAGACTTGTGTACGTTTTTTCGCAGGACTTTACTGTGTTTGGTGGTTCTCTTTCTGAAATGTATGCACAGAAGATCTGTAAAATAATGGATAAAGCATTGAAAGTCGGAGCACCTATCATTGGTATTAATGACAGCGGAGGCGCAAGAATACAGGAAGGCGTAAAAAGTCTCGGTGGGTATGCAGATATATTTCAAAGAAACATTTTAGCTTCCGGTGTTGTTCCTCAGATATCTGCTGTATTCGGTCCTTGTGCAGGTGGTGCGGTTTACTCCCCTGCCCTAACAGATTTTATTTTAATGTCCAAAGAAACAAGTTATATGTTTGTAACAGGTCCCAAAGTTGTGAAAACTGTAACAGGAGAAGTTGTTGATGAAGAACAGCTTGGTGGTGCGTTTGTTCATGGAACAAAATCCGGCGTTACTCATTTCATTGCTGACTCGGAAGAAGAAGGAATTTTGTTGATCAGAAAACTTCTGAGTTATCTGCCGCAGAATAATCTTGAAGATCCACCCATAGTTCCCTGCGATGATCCAATTGACCGACTTGAAGATGAGCTGAATGAACTTGTACCAGAAAATCCAAATAAACCGTACGAGATGAGAGATATCATCCATTCAGTGTCCGACAATAAAGAATTTTTTGAAGTAGGAAGAAACTTCGCACCAAATATCATTACCGGATTTTCAAGGTTCAACGGTATGTCAGTTGGTGTGGTCGCAAATCAACCTAACTATCTGGCTGGAGTTTTAGATATCAATGCTTCAAGAAAAGCAGCCCGGTTTGTCAGATTCTGCGATGCATTCAACATTCCATTGTTAACCTTTGTTGATGTTCCGGGATTTTTACCAGGTACGGCTCAAGAATATGGTGGAATAATAATTCATGGTGCTAAACTATTGTTCGCTTATGGAGAAGCTACAGTGCCTAAAATAACAATCATCATTCGAAAAGCGTACGGAGGTGCGTACGATGTAATGAGTTCAAAACATTTACGCGGTGATATTAATTATGCATGGCCAGGAGCTGAAATTGCGGTTATGGGTGCTAAAGGCGCAATTGAAATACTTTACAGCAAAGAATACAAAGATATTCAGGATCTTGAAGAGCGAATGAAATTTCTTCAGAAAAAAGAAGAGGAGTATAAAAAGAAGTTCACAACACCTTATGTTGCAGCAAAATATGGATATATAGATGATGTGATTGAACCAAGAAATACAAGATTCAGAATCATCAGAGCGCTTCAATCATTAGCAACAAAAAAAGATGCGAATCCTCCTAAAAAACATTCTAATATTCCGTTGTAA
- the thrS gene encoding threonine--tRNA ligase translates to MDNIKIKFPDGKEKEFEKGITPYQIAQSISDRLAEEVLAAKVNGSIIDMQRPIQKDSDIQFLRFDDEEGKHVYWHSSSHLMAHAIKSLYPEAKFGVGPAIENGFYYDFDINKKLDEDDLQKIEKQMELIAKEDHRFERTELSKANAVQFFKKQDDQYKLEILSELDEQSEVISIYNEGDFTDLCTGPHLPSAGKIKYVKLLSVSGSYWRGDEHNKQMQRIYGISFPKKKMLDDYIHFLEEAKRRDHRKLGKQLDLFSIHEEAGAGLIYWHPKGARIRLEIENYWREAHLQNGYELLYSPHMGKSWLWETSGHLGFYKDSMYSGMKIDEQDYYIKPMNCPFHIMIYKSQLRSYRDLPLRWAELGTVYRYEKSGVLHGLLRVRGFTQDDAHIFCTHEQVEEEIRRTLNFARMILGTFGFTEMNFYLATKPEESVGKVELWDKATDSLRNALTAENLKYQVDEGGGAFYGPKIDIKIKDALGREWQLSTIQFDFNMSERFEIKYIGEDGKEHRPFMVHRALLGSIERFFGILIEHFAGDFPLWLAPVQAVVIPVSQHFIEYSRKVNDQLIEAGLRTQLDERNEKIGYKIRDWETQKLPYMIIIGEKEQTASNISVRQHKKGDLGAFNLSDFIDKLVNEIKNKEYTTI, encoded by the coding sequence ATGGACAATATTAAAATAAAATTTCCAGACGGTAAAGAAAAAGAATTCGAGAAAGGAATTACTCCTTATCAAATTGCACAATCAATCTCTGATAGATTGGCTGAAGAAGTACTCGCAGCAAAAGTGAATGGGTCAATAATCGATATGCAAAGACCTATTCAAAAGGACAGTGATATTCAGTTTCTCAGGTTTGATGATGAAGAAGGTAAACATGTTTACTGGCACTCTTCTTCTCACTTAATGGCTCATGCAATAAAATCACTTTATCCTGAAGCAAAGTTTGGTGTCGGTCCTGCAATTGAAAATGGTTTCTATTATGATTTCGATATAAATAAAAAACTTGATGAAGACGATCTTCAGAAAATTGAAAAGCAGATGGAATTAATTGCAAAAGAAGATCATAGATTCGAGAGAACTGAACTGTCGAAAGCAAACGCTGTCCAATTCTTTAAGAAACAGGATGATCAATACAAGCTTGAAATACTTAGTGAACTCGACGAGCAAAGTGAAGTAATTAGCATTTACAATGAAGGTGATTTTACGGATTTATGCACCGGTCCACATCTTCCATCGGCAGGAAAAATTAAATATGTAAAGCTTTTAAGCGTATCAGGTTCTTATTGGCGCGGTGATGAACATAATAAGCAGATGCAGAGAATTTACGGAATATCTTTTCCTAAAAAGAAAATGCTCGATGATTACATTCACTTTCTTGAAGAAGCAAAACGTCGCGACCATCGGAAATTAGGAAAGCAGTTAGACTTGTTTAGCATTCACGAAGAAGCTGGCGCAGGTTTAATTTATTGGCATCCAAAAGGCGCGAGAATAAGATTAGAAATTGAAAACTATTGGCGTGAAGCCCATTTGCAAAATGGATATGAATTGCTTTATTCACCTCATATGGGTAAAAGCTGGCTTTGGGAAACCAGCGGTCATCTTGGATTTTATAAAGACAGTATGTATTCAGGAATGAAAATCGATGAACAGGATTATTACATTAAACCGATGAACTGTCCATTCCACATAATGATTTACAAATCTCAATTACGATCTTACAGGGATTTGCCATTGAGGTGGGCAGAACTTGGAACTGTTTATCGATACGAAAAGAGCGGCGTATTACACGGTTTGCTGAGAGTTCGCGGATTCACTCAGGATGATGCGCATATTTTTTGTACACACGAACAGGTTGAGGAAGAGATCAGAAGAACATTAAACTTTGCAAGAATGATACTTGGAACTTTTGGTTTTACTGAAATGAACTTTTACCTGGCAACTAAACCCGAAGAATCAGTTGGTAAAGTTGAACTTTGGGATAAAGCAACTGACTCGCTTAGAAATGCACTAACTGCTGAAAATCTAAAATATCAGGTTGATGAAGGTGGAGGCGCATTTTACGGACCAAAGATCGATATCAAAATTAAAGATGCACTTGGCAGAGAATGGCAATTGAGTACAATTCAATTTGATTTCAATATGTCCGAAAGATTCGAGATTAAGTATATTGGTGAAGATGGAAAAGAGCATAGACCATTTATGGTTCACCGTGCATTGCTGGGTTCGATTGAAAGATTCTTTGGAATTCTGATCGAACATTTTGCTGGAGATTTTCCATTATGGCTGGCTCCGGTTCAGGCAGTTGTTATTCCAGTTTCACAACACTTTATTGAGTATTCACGTAAAGTAAATGATCAATTAATTGAAGCCGGCTTGAGAACTCAACTTGATGAAAGAAATGAAAAAATCGGATACAAAATAAGAGATTGGGAAACTCAGAAATTGCCTTACATGATCATCATTGGTGAAAAGGAACAAACAGCATCGAATATTTCTGTCCGGCAGCATAAAAAAGGTGATCTTGGGGCATTTAATTTATCCGATTTTATTGATAAACTTGTTAACGAAATTAAAAATAAAGAGTACACAACAATTTAG
- the rpmI gene encoding 50S ribosomal protein L35: MPKMKSNRGASKTFRKTASGKFKRKKAYKSHILTSKSTKTKRQLRKATLISKADQKKVSLMLQ; this comes from the coding sequence ATGCCAAAGATGAAGAGTAACCGGGGTGCTTCCAAAACTTTCAGGAAAACCGCTTCGGGAAAATTTAAAAGAAAAAAGGCTTATAAGAGTCACATTCTAACCTCAAAATCTACCAAGACGAAAAGACAATTGAGGAAAGCTACATTGATCTCTAAAGCTGATCAGAAAAAAGTAAGTTTAATGCTTCAATAA
- the pheS gene encoding phenylalanine--tRNA ligase subunit alpha: MQISDIERIEQEFSDDIHKVSTETELEQIRIKYLSRNGIITKLFDDLKTLSGEEKPVFGKLLNNLRNNANQLFSDQKSIFESKSISGSANLDLTLPGKTIKLGSRHILTQTLSEIKSIFKGLGFSVYDGPELESDYYNFEALNFPPDHPARDMQDTFFVSDKFLLRTHTTPVQIRIMEKESPPIRAIMPGRVYRNEAVSSRSYCMFHQVDGIYVDTDVSFAELKGTLVSFAEQFYGDGLKYRFRPSFFPFTEPSAEMDITCYICKGSGCRVCKNTGWLEILGCGMVDPNVFKYVNYDSEKYSGYAFGMGIERIAMLKYGITDIRIFFENDLRFLKQF; the protein is encoded by the coding sequence ATGCAGATTTCTGATATAGAAAGAATCGAACAAGAATTTAGTGATGATATTCATAAAGTATCTACAGAAACTGAACTTGAGCAAATACGAATTAAATATCTGAGTCGCAATGGAATTATTACAAAGCTGTTTGATGATCTGAAAACACTTTCCGGAGAAGAGAAACCTGTTTTCGGTAAACTGCTTAATAATCTTAGAAATAATGCTAATCAATTATTCAGTGATCAGAAATCAATTTTTGAATCAAAAAGTATCTCTGGATCTGCAAACCTTGATTTAACTTTACCCGGCAAAACAATAAAACTTGGAAGCCGGCACATACTCACACAAACGCTTTCTGAGATCAAATCAATTTTTAAAGGACTCGGTTTTTCTGTTTATGACGGTCCAGAACTCGAATCTGACTATTACAACTTTGAAGCATTAAATTTTCCACCTGATCACCCTGCAAGAGATATGCAGGATACATTTTTTGTCTCCGATAAATTTTTACTTCGCACACACACTACTCCGGTGCAGATCAGGATTATGGAAAAAGAAAGTCCTCCTATCAGAGCAATAATGCCTGGACGAGTTTACAGGAATGAAGCAGTAAGTTCGCGAAGTTATTGCATGTTTCACCAGGTTGATGGTATTTATGTTGATACTGATGTTTCTTTTGCGGAATTGAAGGGAACTCTGGTTTCTTTTGCGGAACAATTTTACGGTGATGGTTTGAAATACAGATTCAGACCAAGCTTCTTCCCATTTACTGAACCGAGTGCTGAAATGGATATTACTTGTTATATCTGTAAAGGCAGTGGATGCAGAGTTTGTAAAAATACTGGCTGGCTCGAAATTCTCGGCTGCGGAATGGTGGACCCGAATGTTTTTAAATATGTTAATTATGATTCAGAAAAATATAGTGGCTATGCATTTGGAATGGGAATAGAAAGAATAGCGATGCTCAAATACGGAATCACAGATATAAGAATATTCTTTGAAAATGATTTGCGTTTTCTCAAACAGTTTTAA
- a CDS encoding translation initiation factor IF-3 translates to MRVNEEIQAPKVRVIDMEGKQLGVFLIKDARRLANERGRDLVEIAPQAKPPVCKIIDFGKFRYEQQKKEKIQKKNQQVSVLKEIRFHPNTDVHDFDFKTRHAVNFLEDGNKVKATVVFKGREMAYIEQGEVLLKRFLERVQDVAKVEVEPKMEGRNMSLIVVPNSKKGKKKQS, encoded by the coding sequence ATCCGCGTAAATGAAGAAATCCAGGCTCCAAAAGTTAGAGTAATTGATATGGAGGGAAAACAGCTTGGAGTATTTTTAATAAAAGATGCCAGAAGATTGGCGAACGAACGCGGGAGGGATCTTGTGGAAATTGCACCACAAGCAAAACCACCTGTCTGCAAAATTATAGATTTTGGAAAATTTAGATACGAGCAGCAGAAAAAAGAAAAAATCCAAAAGAAGAATCAACAGGTTTCAGTACTTAAAGAAATAAGATTCCACCCAAATACTGATGTGCACGATTTTGATTTCAAAACAAGGCACGCTGTAAATTTTTTGGAAGATGGAAATAAAGTTAAAGCTACTGTTGTGTTTAAAGGAAGAGAAATGGCTTATATTGAACAAGGAGAGGTTCTTCTGAAAAGATTTTTGGAACGAGTTCAGGATGTAGCAAAAGTTGAAGTGGAACCCAAAATGGAAGGAAGAAATATGAGTCTTATTGTAGTTCCTAATTCAAAAAAAGGTAAGAAAAAACAATCATAA
- the rplT gene encoding 50S ribosomal protein L20, translating into MPKAKNNVASRKRRRKVLKQAKGYWGNRGNVWTVAKNAVEKGLVHAYRDRKSKKRIYRQLWIARINAAVRPHGLSYSKFINALDTKGVVINRKVLANMAVDNPDAFSELVKFAAN; encoded by the coding sequence ATGCCAAAAGCAAAGAATAACGTTGCTTCAAGAAAAAGAAGAAGAAAAGTACTAAAACAAGCCAAAGGTTACTGGGGCAATCGTGGTAATGTTTGGACGGTAGCTAAAAATGCTGTCGAGAAAGGCTTAGTGCATGCATATAGAGATAGAAAATCAAAAAAGAGAATTTACAGACAGTTATGGATCGCCAGGATTAATGCTGCTGTAAGACCGCATGGACTGAGCTATTCTAAATTCATAAATGCTCTCGATACTAAGGGTGTTGTTATCAATAGAAAGGTGCTTGCTAATATGGCTGTTGATAATCCCGATGCTTTCTCTGAACTTGTTAAGTTTGCAGCTAATTAA